From the genome of Candidatus Electrothrix communis, one region includes:
- the nagZ gene encoding beta-N-acetylhexosaminidase has protein sequence MKLSRMFLVGFDGCTVKQGHWLRKALKTSPPAGVILFDRNVDGTVQNFTSPQQLKELTAELADVAAEPLLIAVDQEGGRVCRLKEQAGFLRTKTAAELGQQSPEISTLPAAEVMAAELAEYSINLNLGPVADVNLNPDNPIIARYERSFGASPDTVAAHCQAFIEGHHKHGVACCLKHFPGHGSASGDSHLGFVDISEDWQGKELEPYKIMIGNGLIDAVMTAHVVHYGLDPSGLPATLSPVLLHGMLRQNLGFDGVIMTDDLQMQAIASRYGFKEAVQRAVLAGADLLIVGNNLERNPDALEQGVQAVQELLDQGRISEKRIHASLQRVELLLHF, from the coding sequence ATGAAATTAAGTCGGATGTTTCTTGTCGGATTCGACGGATGTACAGTAAAGCAGGGGCATTGGCTGAGAAAGGCTTTGAAAACGTCCCCCCCGGCGGGTGTCATTCTTTTTGATAGGAATGTCGATGGGACTGTGCAGAATTTCACCTCCCCGCAACAGCTGAAGGAGCTGACTGCCGAGTTGGCTGATGTAGCGGCTGAGCCTCTGTTGATTGCAGTGGATCAGGAGGGGGGACGAGTGTGCAGGCTTAAAGAACAAGCCGGTTTTTTACGGACGAAAACCGCAGCAGAACTTGGACAGCAGAGCCCGGAGATATCTACCCTGCCAGCGGCAGAGGTGATGGCTGCTGAGTTGGCAGAATACAGCATCAATCTGAATCTAGGACCGGTGGCGGATGTAAATCTTAACCCTGATAATCCGATTATTGCCCGATATGAGCGCAGTTTTGGGGCTAGCCCCGATACGGTAGCAGCTCATTGCCAGGCCTTTATTGAGGGGCATCATAAACATGGGGTAGCCTGTTGCCTGAAGCATTTTCCAGGGCACGGCAGTGCCTCAGGGGATTCACATCTCGGTTTTGTGGATATCAGCGAAGATTGGCAGGGAAAAGAGCTAGAGCCCTATAAGATAATGATTGGAAATGGTCTGATTGATGCGGTGATGACGGCACATGTGGTGCATTACGGGCTTGATCCCTCGGGCCTGCCCGCCACCTTGTCCCCGGTTCTGCTTCATGGCATGCTACGGCAGAACCTGGGCTTTGATGGTGTGATCATGACCGATGACTTGCAAATGCAGGCCATTGCATCACGATACGGTTTTAAAGAGGCTGTCCAACGTGCTGTTCTCGCAGGGGCTGATCTTTTGATCGTGGGTAATAATTTGGAGCGCAACCCGGATGCTCTTGAGCAGGGCGTCCAGGCAGTTCAGGAGCTCTTGGATCAAGGGCGTATCAGCGAAAAGCGCATCCACGCCTCATTGCAGCGCGTTGAACTCTTGCTCCATTTCTGA
- a CDS encoding Hpt domain-containing protein, producing the protein MNSSLGSEIVTGFIEEVEGYLPDMSRCLQTLQQDRAHRSSLAELHRITHTIKGAAAMVGLDDLSGIGEVLEKMMENVLGASLTLDDEAITLLNDATRCIDSYCMMQRAGRLDEGQLFLKIVAEIEEKICKSTVGSSEIEGSSENYNPEAILFGESAEEDVALEAEAASDALNNDLTEDDADDFFAEDDTEVSRNVGTESFLDEISSSGSPAEADGDDDLLFQDVADDEEDVEDDLFGSAVTEPFEAPEEVLGFGGIGQAELTDQGNAGVEDIDPELLECFREETEEHLENIDDCLNSLDVQITDSVALTPFTQETLHSLRRSVHTLKGAAAVIGIEQVAAWGHDFEDFLDWLHDEARRLDPSAVAALRDGADLLASLAEEPTRLAEKEKQRIIARFLGITEVFSLGAAASGDDKGKQAGSSLVFDEAGITLDLSQESHQESAADFLTGEKGEEAEDADSFLDEITLSVSAAEESDEEDDLFGSAVTEPFETPEEVLGFGGIGQAGLTDQGNAGVEDIDPELLECFREETEEHLENIDDCLNSLGVQITDSVALTPSTQETLHSFRRSVHTLKGAAAVIGIEQVAAWGHDFEDFLDWLHDEARRLDPSAVAALRDGADLLASLAEEPTRPVENEKQRITAKFSGITEAFSLGAAASGDDKGEETGSSLFLDEAGNTLDLGQESHQEGAADLFAADENEGSDENDAGFLFDEITTPVLPEEDMEGELLLQDADEEDDFFGSVVAGLSESPEDSFVSVATLEQDGFAAEAIDPELLECFREETDEHLENIDACLNRLGVQIIAPVELTSTTRETLHSLRRSVHTLKGAAAVIGIEQIAAWGHDFEDFLDWLHDEAKKLDTHLIVLLREGADLLAELAENPACPVEQRKKDLKLVFKEIIARDRKGEDAFDQEDQEEASDQKFFPEEEGESGKLIVGEDTADNFFDELPVDASGDEIDDLFESSVGVVDSLPEAVESIGLELGEDVDAELLQCFHEEAEEHLDNIDRQLNHLGMTVSGATEVTDLKRESLHSIRRSVHTLKGASAVIGIEQIAAWGHDFEDFLDWLHDEAQTLEPEVIKAMQEGADILVRLVEDPNCSVHADQQKNLEKFSKITAGNVGESSVHDIKEEILPDANLSVSSGHVVEKKAKTAPAQQGQLKKTATLRVDVNRVDQMVGLSGDMVINLSSFEDAMDATSGTMKELDMILQRLKNINSSLEAGYELDSIPHLGNQDDSQRAGIAEDFDPLEMDRYSELNILIRSLSEAVSDLDSIMAQNALDNVVWQKTVERQGMVLKELQNRMMGVRMTPLLTLSSRMQRTVREAERTTGHPARLTIEGESIMMDTRVWDIMADPLMHILRNAVAHGGSLSEKANWNPLSITIRAIRKGGQCTLKVSDNGKGLDYEGIRVKGMKLYPNDRINLMSDSELAELIFRHGFSSTGAITNIAGRGVGMDVVRDAIDQLNGSIELVSERGQGTEFIMNFPVAVAQLPVILARFGVQIYAIPMHDVASIARATPEEKKDREYTFEGESVPLLHPANVPGFETGSGYVKENLTEEDQALLIVHAGRKRAAVLCEQLIGKRDVVFKDLGTHLQNVPCISGVTIMGNGTLIPILQVEEVLQKWSSVIKRTDERMTVRPVKERGPLRILVVDDSISVRKVVSNFIVQQGWIPVAARNGIEAVEKIREEKPDVVLLDVEMPRMNGFEVLQTLQAQPELRDLPVAMLTSRSADKYQKKARELGARGFMTKPFKAEEVIGFIRKVTADE; encoded by the coding sequence ATGAATAGCAGCTTGGGCAGTGAAATCGTGACTGGATTTATCGAGGAGGTAGAAGGGTATCTACCTGATATGAGCCGTTGCCTTCAGACCCTTCAGCAAGATCGAGCACATAGGTCGTCACTAGCAGAGCTGCATCGGATAACCCATACCATTAAGGGCGCAGCCGCAATGGTTGGCTTGGATGACTTGAGTGGTATCGGTGAAGTTCTGGAAAAAATGATGGAGAACGTTCTCGGGGCTTCATTGACTTTGGACGATGAAGCCATCACCCTTTTAAACGATGCAACTCGGTGTATTGACAGTTACTGCATGATGCAGCGAGCTGGAAGGCTGGATGAAGGTCAGCTCTTCCTGAAAATCGTTGCTGAAATTGAGGAGAAAATTTGTAAGAGCACTGTCGGATCAAGTGAGATTGAGGGCAGCTCAGAGAATTACAATCCTGAGGCTATCCTTTTTGGGGAAAGCGCAGAGGAAGATGTCGCTCTTGAAGCAGAAGCAGCATCGGATGCGTTGAATAACGATCTGACCGAAGACGACGCAGACGATTTCTTTGCCGAGGACGACACCGAAGTATCACGAAATGTAGGAACTGAGAGTTTTTTAGACGAGATCTCCTCATCTGGTTCACCGGCTGAGGCGGATGGGGACGATGATCTTCTTTTTCAGGATGTTGCGGATGATGAAGAGGATGTAGAAGATGATTTGTTTGGTTCTGCTGTCACGGAACCGTTTGAGGCACCTGAAGAGGTACTTGGCTTTGGCGGTATAGGGCAAGCGGAGCTAACGGACCAAGGCAATGCCGGAGTGGAGGATATTGATCCGGAATTACTGGAATGCTTTCGTGAGGAAACAGAAGAACATCTGGAGAATATTGATGACTGTCTGAACAGTCTTGATGTTCAGATCACCGACTCTGTCGCACTTACCCCGTTCACTCAAGAAACACTCCACTCCCTTCGTCGTTCAGTGCATACTCTCAAGGGGGCCGCAGCTGTTATAGGTATTGAACAGGTAGCAGCTTGGGGCCATGATTTCGAAGATTTTCTTGATTGGCTGCATGATGAGGCTCGAAGGCTTGATCCTTCTGCTGTTGCCGCGCTTCGGGACGGAGCAGACCTGCTGGCGTCCCTTGCCGAGGAACCAACTCGCCTGGCTGAGAAAGAAAAACAACGAATTATAGCAAGATTTTTGGGTATTACTGAGGTCTTTTCATTAGGGGCTGCGGCCAGTGGGGATGATAAAGGCAAGCAAGCAGGTTCGTCGTTGGTTTTCGACGAGGCGGGGATTACTTTGGACCTGAGCCAAGAGAGTCACCAAGAGAGTGCAGCTGATTTCTTGACTGGGGAGAAAGGTGAAGAAGCGGAAGACGCTGATAGCTTTTTGGACGAAATTACCTTATCTGTGTCAGCGGCTGAGGAGAGTGATGAAGAAGATGATTTGTTTGGTTCTGCTGTAACGGAACCGTTTGAGACACCTGAAGAGGTACTTGGCTTTGGCGGTATAGGGCAAGCGGGGCTAACAGACCAAGGCAATGCCGGAGTGGAGGATATTGATCCGGAATTACTGGAATGCTTTCGTGAGGAAACAGAAGAACATCTGGAGAATATTGATGACTGTCTGAACAGTCTTGGTGTTCAGATCACCGACTCTGTCGCACTCACCCCGTCCACCCAGGAGACACTTCACTCCTTTCGTCGTTCCGTGCATACCCTGAAAGGTGCAGCAGCTGTTATAGGTATTGAACAAGTAGCAGCTTGGGGCCATGATTTCGAAGATTTTCTTGATTGGCTGCATGATGAGGCTCGAAGGCTTGATCCTTCTGCTGTTGCCGCTCTTCGGGATGGAGCAGACCTGCTGGCGTCCCTTGCCGAGGAACCAACACGGCCAGTTGAGAATGAAAAACAACGAATCACAGCAAAATTTTCGGGTATTACTGAGGCCTTTTCATTAGGGGCTGCGGCCAGTGGGGATGATAAGGGCGAGGAAACAGGTTCGTCGTTGTTTTTGGACGAGGCAGGGAATACCCTGGACCTGGGCCAAGAGAGCCACCAAGAGGGTGCAGCTGATTTGTTTGCTGCGGACGAGAACGAAGGCTCGGATGAGAACGATGCCGGGTTTTTGTTTGATGAAATTACCACACCTGTTCTACCTGAAGAGGATATGGAAGGCGAGCTTCTTCTTCAGGATGCGGATGAAGAGGATGATTTTTTTGGGTCTGTTGTCGCAGGATTGTCTGAGTCACCCGAAGACTCCTTTGTTTCTGTTGCTACATTAGAACAAGATGGATTCGCAGCTGAAGCGATTGACCCGGAACTGCTGGAATGCTTTCGTGAAGAAACAGATGAACATCTAGAGAACATTGATGCCTGTCTGAATCGACTTGGTGTTCAAATTATCGCACCAGTGGAGCTCACTTCGACGACTCGGGAGACGCTTCATTCCCTCCGTCGTTCCGTGCATACCCTCAAAGGCGCAGCAGCAGTCATAGGTATTGAACAGATTGCAGCCTGGGGCCATGATTTCGAGGACTTTCTTGATTGGCTGCATGATGAGGCGAAAAAGCTGGATACACACCTTATTGTTTTACTCCGTGAAGGTGCTGATTTGCTGGCAGAACTTGCCGAAAACCCGGCCTGCCCGGTTGAGCAGAGAAAAAAAGACTTAAAGCTCGTCTTCAAGGAGATAATTGCAAGAGATCGGAAGGGGGAAGATGCTTTTGATCAGGAAGATCAGGAGGAAGCATCTGATCAAAAATTTTTCCCTGAGGAAGAAGGAGAGTCGGGAAAACTCATTGTCGGCGAAGATACAGCTGATAATTTCTTTGATGAATTGCCGGTTGATGCATCCGGTGATGAGATAGACGATCTTTTTGAGAGCAGTGTAGGTGTTGTTGATTCGTTACCTGAAGCAGTAGAATCAATTGGACTGGAATTGGGAGAGGATGTTGATGCAGAGCTTCTCCAATGTTTCCATGAGGAAGCAGAAGAGCATCTCGACAATATCGATCGACAGCTGAATCATCTCGGCATGACGGTTTCCGGTGCGACGGAAGTCACAGATCTTAAGCGAGAATCGCTGCACTCTATCCGACGTTCAGTACACACCCTTAAAGGAGCGTCCGCAGTCATCGGTATTGAACAGATTGCGGCTTGGGGCCATGATTTCGAGGATTTTCTTGATTGGTTGCATGATGAGGCACAAACCTTAGAGCCTGAAGTTATCAAGGCAATGCAGGAAGGAGCAGATATTCTTGTTCGACTTGTCGAGGATCCGAATTGTTCTGTTCATGCTGATCAGCAAAAAAATCTGGAGAAATTTAGCAAGATTACAGCAGGTAACGTCGGGGAGTCTTCCGTTCATGATATAAAAGAGGAGATTTTACCGGATGCAAACTTGTCTGTTTCCTCAGGACATGTAGTTGAGAAAAAGGCAAAAACCGCTCCTGCCCAGCAAGGCCAACTCAAGAAGACCGCAACTCTGCGTGTCGATGTTAACAGGGTTGACCAGATGGTTGGTCTAAGTGGTGACATGGTCATTAATCTGAGCAGTTTTGAAGACGCTATGGATGCCACGTCCGGGACGATGAAAGAGCTCGACATGATTCTCCAGCGCCTGAAAAATATCAACTCCAGCTTAGAGGCAGGTTACGAACTGGACTCAATTCCTCATCTCGGCAACCAGGATGATTCGCAACGTGCTGGTATCGCAGAAGACTTTGATCCGCTTGAGATGGATAGGTATTCGGAGTTAAATATCCTGATTCGTTCCTTGAGTGAGGCGGTGAGTGACCTTGATTCTATCATGGCTCAGAATGCCTTGGACAATGTTGTTTGGCAGAAGACTGTTGAGCGACAGGGCATGGTTCTCAAGGAATTGCAGAATAGAATGATGGGCGTCCGTATGACGCCTCTCTTAACTCTGTCCAGCAGGATGCAACGAACTGTCCGGGAAGCTGAGCGAACAACCGGGCATCCGGCACGATTAACCATTGAAGGCGAATCCATCATGATGGATACCCGGGTCTGGGATATCATGGCGGATCCGCTCATGCATATTCTCCGTAATGCTGTGGCCCATGGTGGAAGTTTGTCTGAAAAGGCCAACTGGAACCCGCTCTCCATCACTATTCGCGCGATAAGAAAAGGGGGGCAATGTACTCTCAAGGTCAGTGATAACGGAAAAGGGCTTGATTACGAAGGGATACGAGTTAAGGGGATGAAGTTATACCCTAATGATCGTATCAACCTGATGAGCGATAGTGAACTGGCCGAGCTAATTTTCAGGCACGGTTTTTCCAGTACTGGCGCAATAACCAATATTGCTGGTCGTGGTGTTGGTATGGATGTTGTTCGTGACGCGATTGACCAGCTGAACGGTTCAATCGAACTCGTTTCTGAACGAGGGCAAGGGACTGAATTTATCATGAACTTTCCGGTTGCTGTTGCCCAGCTGCCTGTAATTCTTGCCCGTTTTGGAGTCCAGATTTACGCTATTCCGATGCACGATGTAGCCAGTATTGCTCGGGCTACTCCTGAAGAAAAAAAGGATCGTGAATATACCTTTGAGGGAGAGAGCGTTCCGCTTCTGCATCCTGCCAACGTGCCAGGATTCGAGACAGGTAGTGGGTATGTTAAAGAAAATCTTACTGAAGAAGATCAAGCCCTCCTTATTGTGCATGCCGGAAGAAAACGGGCTGCTGTTCTCTGTGAACAACTTATCGGAAAGAGAGACGTTGTTTTTAAGGATCTTGGGACGCATTTACAGAATGTCCCCTGTATTTCAGGTGTTACCATTATGGGTAATGGTACCCTGATACCTATTCTTCAGGTGGAAGAAGTCCTCCAAAAGTGGTCCTCTGTGATTAAAAGGACGGACGAGAGGATGACTGTACGTCCTGTTAAGGAGCGTGGACCTTTACGTATTCTTGTTGTTGATGACTCTATCAGTGTGCGAAAAGTGGTCTCCAATTTCATTGTTCAGCAGGGTTGGATTCCTGTTGCGGCCCGGAACGGTATTGAGGCTGTAGAAAAAATACGTGAAGAAAAACCTGATGTTGTTCTTCTTGATGTTGAAATGCCACGAATGAACGGTTTTGAAGTATTACAGACCTTGCAGGCCCAGCCAGAGTTACGTGATCTCCCGGTTGCTATGCTCACGTCGAGAAGTGCTGATAAATATCAAAAAAAGGCAAGGGAGTTAGGAGCGCGGGGCTTTATGACAAAGCCATTCAAGGCTGAAGAGGTCATTGGTTTTATTCGTAAGGTGACAGCAGATGAATAG
- a CDS encoding chemotaxis protein CheW: MSIKNKNSAGANAKTVSLYLDADEIQGRRPILLFTASQIDEVLAEATIHAVPFASEYLLGLCAWREQALPIIDLVRFFGLRSSGKEDVGRYVVVRTVDTHLPSNDKKLHSEKMILRCVLKVSDQIISGDIPTDCESLYPKQAGFVPVFVRGLFRAEKEVFILPDIAAIIHSNSVDGVE, from the coding sequence ATGTCGATTAAGAATAAAAATTCTGCCGGTGCAAACGCGAAAACAGTTTCCTTGTATTTGGATGCTGACGAGATCCAGGGGAGAAGGCCTATTTTGCTTTTTACTGCCAGCCAGATTGATGAGGTGTTGGCGGAGGCCACTATCCACGCGGTTCCTTTTGCATCAGAGTATCTTCTTGGCCTTTGCGCATGGCGAGAACAAGCGTTGCCGATAATCGACCTTGTGCGATTTTTCGGATTGAGGTCCTCGGGAAAAGAAGATGTCGGGCGATACGTGGTCGTGCGTACGGTTGATACACATTTACCGAGTAATGATAAAAAACTTCATTCTGAAAAGATGATCCTGCGCTGTGTTCTCAAAGTATCGGATCAGATTATTAGTGGAGACATCCCCACTGACTGTGAATCTCTTTATCCAAAACAGGCGGGATTTGTCCCTGTTTTTGTTCGAGGTCTCTTTAGAGCTGAGAAGGAAGTATTTATTCTGCCTGATATTGCAGCAATAATACATTCGAATTCCGTGGACGGTGTGGAATAA
- a CDS encoding ABC transporter substrate-binding protein, with amino-acid sequence MKKNRRSILWGCCLCLATVLPGQSDAAVKLGQSCALTGPASFLGQQVHNGAMSYLNAHAGDEVELLVKDDGYEPIRSVENTETFLKEGIDVLFGYVGTPTSKDALPLAMENEVLFFAPFTGASFLSDAQENPYSFAVRASYDAEIENMIRHLKEDLKITRIGLFVQRDSFGMAGVRAVVQAQEKIKGVNIVPPIPKVPGDESSMDEWNEFWKSVPNYRRNTVSVGGAVRQVRGHAVDAVILVGGSRPCALAINQWHKIGFNVPMLNISFVGSTSLVDRLIKTDNVYISQVVPDPWDNSLPLVKQYQQDMGSGEYGFASLEGYLSAKIFHQALAGIKGEVTTAALKDSIEAMSKYDAGGIEVSFGKDDHRGADAVYLTKVDKTDEKVRFTVVDTLSPVSPEK; translated from the coding sequence ATGAAGAAAAACAGAAGGAGTATTCTGTGGGGCTGCTGCCTGTGCCTTGCGACTGTTTTACCCGGACAGAGTGATGCCGCAGTCAAGCTCGGTCAGTCCTGTGCGCTTACCGGTCCTGCATCATTTCTCGGGCAGCAGGTACATAATGGGGCAATGTCCTATCTAAATGCACATGCTGGTGATGAGGTGGAGCTGCTGGTAAAAGATGACGGCTATGAACCGATCCGTTCTGTTGAAAATACAGAAACCTTTCTTAAGGAAGGAATTGATGTACTGTTCGGCTACGTGGGTACCCCGACATCAAAGGATGCTCTTCCTTTGGCAATGGAAAATGAAGTCTTATTCTTTGCCCCTTTTACCGGGGCGAGTTTTTTAAGCGATGCTCAGGAAAATCCCTATTCCTTTGCTGTACGTGCCAGTTATGATGCTGAAATTGAAAATATGATTCGGCATCTGAAAGAGGATCTGAAAATTACACGGATTGGTCTTTTTGTGCAGCGGGATTCCTTTGGAATGGCCGGGGTACGCGCTGTTGTGCAGGCCCAGGAGAAGATTAAAGGGGTTAATATCGTTCCTCCGATACCCAAAGTACCTGGTGATGAAAGCTCGATGGATGAGTGGAATGAGTTCTGGAAGAGTGTACCGAATTATCGGAGAAATACGGTTTCGGTGGGTGGAGCTGTCCGCCAAGTCAGGGGTCATGCTGTGGACGCGGTTATCTTGGTGGGAGGAAGTAGACCCTGTGCGTTGGCTATTAACCAATGGCATAAAATAGGCTTTAACGTTCCCATGCTCAATATCTCTTTTGTCGGTTCAACCTCTTTAGTTGATCGGTTGATAAAGACAGATAATGTCTATATCAGCCAGGTTGTTCCAGATCCTTGGGATAACAGTCTTCCACTGGTGAAACAGTATCAGCAGGATATGGGCTCTGGTGAATACGGCTTTGCCAGCCTGGAAGGATACCTCAGTGCCAAGATATTCCATCAGGCTCTTGCAGGCATTAAAGGTGAGGTGACAACAGCAGCTCTGAAAGATTCGATTGAGGCAATGTCGAAATATGATGCTGGAGGAATAGAGGTCTCCTTTGGAAAGGATGACCATCGAGGTGCCGATGCGGTTTATTTAACCAAGGTTGATAAAACCGATGAGAAGGTTCGGTTCACCGTTGTTGATACGCTATCTCCTGTATCGCCAGAGAAATGA
- a CDS encoding methyl-accepting chemotaxis protein translates to MAQKAMEKKILNAKKLFRGGQTIRGKLLFWLLIISLVPMAAIGFVSYKYSSSSLQRQSFEQLETTLAFQYQALHRYFDQQGKKLENISANMRAFQEGAYTKLSAVRALQKKQVKSYFKMRFEDVKMFGESPQQQQAFNDLLENTSAEPGAEFVVFLQDWLVNRDFDSLTLLNQDGKVVFSTDRDVERGAPVQEGTSEWEAVQKGMLETRFIDYRLSSFSGLKHVAYFSTPLLSTDQSSGLLLFRLKEDALDSIMKDTTGLGETGETYMVGMDGMFRSNSRHFEEPTIANPSFLVDTESIVYALAGEDGETSVVNYRGDNVLSAYTAVSLYGTTWVLMVEIDQGEAVVPAVDEGEIDILTQFAKTYEFPDLYLVSTDGYVFASAERKKDYLTNILSGPYADSMFGRSVQEVLKTKEMAVSDYAFYEPAGGEATAFMAVPVMNREEISMIVVLQISNDPINDIMKIRQEFEKKSGQAELEGHAEMIHVDTYLIGSDKLWRSEARDAEKYKVKSTLLNPKVKVDTESVKQALAGKSDTKIMLNSLGEKVLSSWAPVRYKGLNWAIISEVAQEEVDRPVMQLLRIVGLLALIAAVAIVFVSFRVAGGVTKQVDEIMGGIAKVEKGEYGEQVKVTSEDELGRMAGSFNQMTTTIHDLIESRQKEHDELQDSIIRLLEEITDLADGDLSIRATVTEDVIGTVADSLNLMLEELGTAFARIKQTAEQVGSTANILSASTGELAGQNNNQSSMLNEAVQEINLLTGAIRKAADQATQSASFSRESSQVATKGAQAVRETSQAMEAIRGNVQNTARSIKRLGESSQEISDFARTINEISDRTSILALNASIQAAAAGEEGRGFAVVAEEIQRLAERAAVSTRQIETLIKNILGEITEAGVSMDASIQEVVQGTTLSQNALARLDEITERSNEVFELIQGVASDAQQQADTTAILATSMGEIGSISLETAEEAMGASVSMQEMAVMGDDMLQAVATFKLEGEEQADDAAEVLEG, encoded by the coding sequence ATGGCACAGAAGGCTATGGAAAAAAAGATATTGAATGCAAAGAAGCTGTTTCGCGGCGGACAGACTATTAGGGGGAAGTTGCTGTTTTGGCTCCTGATTATTTCGCTGGTTCCAATGGCTGCCATCGGCTTTGTGAGTTATAAATACTCGTCTTCCTCACTGCAGCGTCAGTCCTTTGAACAGTTGGAGACAACACTGGCATTTCAGTATCAGGCGCTCCATCGGTATTTTGACCAGCAGGGCAAAAAGCTGGAAAATATTTCTGCTAATATGCGAGCCTTTCAGGAAGGGGCCTATACAAAGCTCTCTGCTGTTAGGGCGCTGCAGAAAAAGCAGGTGAAATCCTATTTTAAGATGCGTTTTGAGGACGTCAAGATGTTCGGTGAGAGTCCTCAACAGCAGCAGGCCTTTAATGATCTTCTGGAAAATACCAGTGCGGAGCCCGGCGCAGAATTTGTTGTATTCCTGCAAGATTGGCTTGTTAACCGGGACTTTGATTCGCTCACTCTGCTTAATCAGGATGGAAAGGTCGTCTTTTCCACGGACAGGGATGTGGAGCGAGGGGCACCGGTTCAGGAAGGAACATCAGAGTGGGAAGCGGTTCAGAAGGGTATGCTAGAAACACGCTTTATAGATTATCGTCTCTCATCTTTTTCTGGATTGAAGCATGTTGCTTATTTTTCCACTCCCCTGTTAAGTACAGATCAATCATCTGGCCTTTTGCTTTTTCGTCTTAAAGAGGATGCTTTGGACAGTATTATGAAGGATACGACTGGGTTGGGTGAAACCGGTGAAACCTACATGGTTGGTATGGATGGTATGTTTCGCTCCAACTCTCGCCATTTTGAGGAACCTACGATCGCCAATCCCTCCTTTCTTGTAGATACTGAAAGCATTGTTTATGCGCTGGCAGGTGAGGACGGAGAGACGAGCGTTGTGAACTATCGTGGTGATAATGTTCTTTCTGCCTATACAGCGGTCAGCCTTTACGGGACGACCTGGGTTCTCATGGTTGAAATTGATCAGGGGGAGGCGGTGGTGCCTGCTGTGGATGAAGGTGAAATAGATATTCTCACACAGTTTGCCAAGACATATGAATTTCCTGATCTCTATCTTGTTTCTACTGACGGGTATGTTTTTGCTTCTGCTGAGCGGAAGAAGGATTACCTCACCAATATTCTTTCCGGTCCTTATGCTGATTCAATGTTCGGTAGATCAGTTCAAGAGGTCTTGAAAACAAAAGAAATGGCGGTCAGTGACTACGCATTTTATGAACCGGCAGGGGGTGAAGCGACCGCCTTCATGGCAGTTCCGGTCATGAATCGGGAAGAAATTTCAATGATCGTTGTTCTGCAGATATCTAATGATCCGATTAATGATATTATGAAGATTCGGCAGGAATTCGAGAAGAAATCTGGGCAGGCAGAACTGGAAGGGCATGCCGAGATGATCCATGTGGACACCTATCTTATCGGATCGGATAAATTATGGCGTTCAGAAGCACGAGATGCCGAGAAGTACAAGGTGAAATCCACGCTCTTGAACCCCAAGGTAAAGGTGGATACGGAATCGGTTAAGCAGGCCCTTGCAGGTAAAAGTGATACGAAAATCATGCTGAATAGTCTGGGAGAGAAGGTGTTGTCCTCCTGGGCACCAGTTCGCTACAAAGGACTTAACTGGGCTATTATTAGTGAGGTTGCTCAGGAGGAAGTCGATCGTCCCGTTATGCAGTTGCTGCGAATTGTTGGCCTACTTGCCCTTATTGCTGCTGTGGCAATTGTTTTTGTGAGTTTTCGTGTTGCTGGTGGTGTGACCAAGCAGGTTGATGAGATTATGGGGGGTATTGCAAAGGTTGAAAAAGGCGAATACGGTGAGCAGGTTAAGGTAACCAGCGAGGATGAGTTGGGTCGGATGGCTGGTTCCTTTAATCAGATGACAACAACTATTCATGATCTTATTGAGTCCAGGCAGAAAGAGCATGATGAGCTGCAGGATTCCATTATTCGACTTCTTGAAGAGATTACCGATCTGGCTGACGGTGACTTGAGTATTCGAGCAACCGTTACAGAAGACGTTATCGGAACTGTGGCTGACTCACTGAACTTGATGCTTGAGGAGCTGGGAACAGCCTTTGCTAGGATTAAACAGACAGCTGAGCAGGTAGGTTCAACGGCAAATATTCTGAGTGCTTCCACTGGAGAGCTGGCTGGCCAGAATAATAATCAGTCAAGCATGCTTAATGAGGCGGTACAGGAAATTAATCTGCTGACTGGGGCCATCAGGAAAGCTGCTGATCAGGCAACTCAGTCAGCAAGCTTTTCCAGAGAGTCCAGTCAGGTTGCTACGAAGGGTGCCCAAGCAGTACGTGAGACCAGTCAAGCTATGGAAGCCATCCGTGGTAATGTTCAGAATACAGCGCGGTCCATTAAGCGCCTTGGTGAGAGTTCACAGGAAATCAGTGATTTTGCCCGGACAATCAACGAAATTTCTGATCGTACCTCCATTCTGGCCTTGAATGCCTCTATTCAGGCAGCAGCAGCTGGCGAAGAGGGACGTGGTTTTGCGGTTGTTGCCGAAGAAATTCAGCGACTGGCTGAGCGAGCCGCTGTCTCAACCAGACAGATCGAAACATTGATTAAAAATATTCTCGGCGAGATCACCGAGGCAGGTGTCAGTATGGATGCCAGTATTCAAGAAGTGGTCCAAGGTACTACGCTTTCCCAAAATGCTCTTGCACGACTGGACGAAATTACAGAACGTTCAAATGAGGTTTTTGAGCTTATTCAAGGGGTTGCCTCTGATGCTCAGCAGCAGGCAGATACAACTGCGATCTTAGCGACATCAATGGGGGAGATCGGCAGTATCAGTCTGGAAACAGCTGAAGAGGCTATGGGGGCATCGGTTTCCATGCAGGAAATGGCGGTTATGGGCGATGACATGTTGCAGGCTGTTGCCACCTTTAAACTTGAGGGAGAAGAACAGGCCGATGATGCTGCTGAGGTTTTGGAAGGATAA